One Nitrospirota bacterium DNA segment encodes these proteins:
- the nadB gene encoding L-aspartate oxidase has product MKTDFLIIGCGIAGLRAAIELSSHGKVLIVTKDKAFESSSSYAQGGIAVVVADDDSTQHHVEDTLNAGAGLCKKKAVSVLVRDGQFQVQKLIDWGVRFDKHGSDYLVGLEGAHSRRRILHFKDSTGSEIVRILRKKALEDRNIKKLHKQFAVDLIIQGGVCTGATMLDEDSGRVYRISARATIITTGGAGQLYLRTTNPSGATGDGIALANRAGAVLSDMEFVQFHPTTFALPGAPSFLITEALRGEGAVLRDLNKKRFMHKYHPLAELAPRDELSRAIIRETSKKKEDYVFLDATHMNPLLLRERFPATYNSCIQYNIDLTRDMIPVSPAAHFMIGGIETDTSGRTSIDGLFSAGEVACTGVHGANRLASNSLLEGLVFGARTGIAAAEYAGSTDVSYINSHKSGINNIAVSRKNNHSHPGPAAVNQIRERLQMVMWKDAGIIRTGSSLEDARINLEGFSGELSNHGITRRELELVNMMYTSSLIVSSAIKRRESVGAHYREDYPEWSGKKRHIRIR; this is encoded by the coding sequence ATGAAGACTGACTTTCTCATCATTGGCTGCGGAATAGCAGGATTAAGGGCTGCTATAGAGTTGAGCAGCCATGGCAAGGTATTGATTGTCACCAAGGATAAGGCATTTGAAAGCAGTTCAAGCTATGCGCAGGGGGGTATAGCAGTTGTCGTAGCTGACGATGACAGCACTCAGCACCATGTCGAAGACACTCTGAATGCAGGAGCCGGCCTCTGCAAAAAAAAAGCAGTTTCTGTTCTTGTCAGGGATGGTCAATTTCAGGTTCAGAAGCTCATTGACTGGGGGGTACGCTTCGACAAACATGGCAGTGACTACCTGGTAGGGCTTGAAGGCGCCCACAGCAGACGAAGGATACTGCACTTCAAGGATTCTACAGGCAGTGAGATCGTTCGGATACTTCGCAAGAAGGCCCTTGAAGACCGCAACATAAAAAAACTCCACAAACAGTTTGCTGTTGACCTAATCATCCAGGGGGGAGTGTGTACCGGGGCAACAATGCTGGACGAAGACAGCGGCAGGGTTTACCGTATTTCAGCCAGGGCAACTATCATCACAACAGGCGGGGCAGGTCAGTTATATTTAAGGACCACCAACCCGTCCGGTGCAACAGGTGACGGAATAGCTCTTGCCAACAGGGCCGGGGCTGTGTTGTCAGATATGGAATTTGTTCAGTTCCATCCCACTACATTTGCACTCCCGGGGGCGCCGTCATTTCTTATAACTGAGGCATTACGGGGGGAAGGGGCGGTACTGAGAGACCTGAATAAAAAAAGGTTCATGCATAAATATCATCCTCTTGCAGAACTTGCTCCGCGCGATGAGCTCTCGAGGGCTATTATACGGGAGACAAGTAAAAAGAAGGAGGATTATGTTTTTCTTGACGCAACGCACATGAACCCTCTGCTTCTCAGGGAAAGATTCCCGGCAACTTATAATTCATGTATTCAATATAATATTGACTTAACCAGAGACATGATCCCGGTAAGCCCTGCCGCACATTTCATGATAGGAGGGATTGAGACTGATACAAGCGGACGTACCTCCATTGACGGGCTTTTTTCAGCTGGTGAAGTAGCTTGTACCGGAGTTCATGGTGCAAACAGGCTTGCCTCTAACTCTCTGTTAGAGGGACTTGTTTTTGGAGCGCGAACTGGAATTGCCGCAGCTGAATATGCAGGGTCAACAGACGTTTCATACATCAATTCTCATAAATCAGGCATTAATAATATTGCTGTCAGCAGAAAGAATAATCATTCGCATCCTGGTCCCGCAGCAGTAAATCAGATACGTGAAAGGCTTCAGATGGTCATGTGGAAGGACGCCGGTATTATCCGGACCGGGTCATCTCTCGAGGATGCAAGAATAAACCTGGAAGGGTTTTCAGGAGAACTGAGTAATCACGGAATAACAAGAAGAGAACTTGAACTTGTCAATATGATGTATACCAGCAGTCTCATCGTTTCTTCAGCCATTAAACGACGGGAAAGTGTAGGCGCTCATTACCGGGAAGACTACCCGGAGTGGAGCGGGAAGAAAAGGCATATCAGGATCAGGTAA
- a CDS encoding Ig-like domain-containing protein, translating to MKLLARFLIIIAAICSSGCSSGVESNFFSDYGTDQGDIVRVEITGDINNTGVPGESDWEKTATVDSGSTLQVGVVGYDAGGTSSGNLSTTWTTSDPKIADVDSTGKITAISSGKAEITVEVSNSGTGEKITDVIVITVSPPPVLMKPWTELSVTLPQPVWDHASAIWNGYVYVAGGNSDCTASFDKCGFTDQVYYARINQDGTISNFNLTTPLPRYLKGHALLVHNGYMYVLGGIVQTVYPLAPIPSPDPPYPNPDFNYDNYETVLNGRVFYSKIGSDGRLGNWMETAPLPPSDKIPPGQLTSDPDISGLFGMSAAVNTMSGNGYIYVTGGWSNKLKSNLDTVLVGVINKSDGAISAWLHDAQSDLPYNLSKHTSIAATVNGDNYLYIMGGNSGDLGSQIFHNEIIYAKIENNGILSNWNYSSTVLPDRVIDHAVASQGRHIFVLGGRDGDGGAYKDKNGVYKEETKYHILNKVIYFYINDSGELQQMQRLADLPVPLFHHAAVADINNLTSSINIYLTGGAGGDTEDQNNRSDKVYNLQIVP from the coding sequence ATGAAGCTACTTGCCCGTTTCCTTATCATCATTGCAGCAATCTGCTCATCAGGATGCAGCAGCGGGGTTGAGAGTAATTTCTTCTCTGACTATGGAACTGATCAGGGAGATATTGTACGAGTAGAGATAACTGGCGATATTAATAATACAGGCGTGCCGGGTGAGTCAGACTGGGAAAAGACCGCTACTGTAGATTCAGGATCAACGTTGCAGGTAGGTGTTGTCGGTTATGATGCAGGGGGTACTAGTTCCGGGAATCTTAGTACAACATGGACAACCAGTGATCCTAAAATAGCGGATGTAGACAGTACAGGAAAGATTACCGCTATATCTTCCGGAAAGGCAGAGATCACAGTTGAGGTTTCAAATTCCGGGACCGGAGAAAAGATAACAGATGTTATTGTTATAACTGTATCACCGCCACCTGTATTAATGAAACCATGGACGGAATTGTCCGTTACCCTTCCCCAGCCTGTTTGGGATCATGCCTCGGCAATATGGAATGGTTATGTATATGTGGCGGGTGGTAACTCGGATTGTACAGCCTCCTTCGATAAATGTGGATTCACTGATCAAGTATATTATGCCCGAATAAATCAGGATGGGACCATCAGCAATTTCAACCTGACGACTCCATTACCAAGATATTTAAAAGGGCACGCCCTTCTTGTACATAATGGTTATATGTATGTCCTTGGAGGTATTGTTCAGACTGTTTATCCTCTGGCACCCATTCCTTCTCCAGATCCACCATATCCGAATCCTGATTTTAACTATGATAATTATGAGACCGTTCTTAATGGAAGGGTCTTTTATTCCAAAATTGGTTCCGATGGCAGGCTCGGAAACTGGATGGAGACAGCGCCTCTTCCGCCTTCAGATAAAATACCGCCGGGACAATTGACTTCAGATCCTGATATCAGCGGTCTCTTTGGAATGTCTGCAGCGGTAAATACCATGTCAGGCAACGGATATATATATGTAACAGGCGGTTGGAGCAATAAATTGAAATCTAATCTGGATACTGTACTTGTCGGTGTAATAAATAAGTCAGATGGGGCTATTTCAGCGTGGCTGCATGATGCACAGTCAGATCTTCCTTATAATCTGAGTAAACATACTTCTATTGCAGCAACTGTCAATGGTGACAATTACCTCTATATTATGGGAGGAAACAGTGGTGATTTAGGTTCCCAGATCTTTCATAATGAGATAATATATGCAAAAATTGAGAATAATGGTATACTATCCAATTGGAATTATTCATCAACTGTTCTTCCTGACAGGGTAATAGATCATGCCGTTGCCTCACAGGGAAGGCATATATTCGTCCTGGGCGGCCGTGATGGAGACGGCGGCGCCTATAAGGATAAAAATGGAGTTTATAAGGAAGAGACTAAATACCATATTCTTAATAAAGTTATCTACTTTTATATAAATGATAGCGGCGAACTACAGCAAATGCAGAGATTGGCTGATTTACCTGTTCCACTTTTCCATCATGCAGCAGTTGCCGATATAAATAACTTAACCAGTTCAATAAATATTTACTTAACCGGAGGTGCCGGTGGCGATACAGAAGATCAAAACAACAGAAGTGACAAGGTTTATAACCTCCAAATTGTTCCATAA
- the tsaD gene encoding tRNA (adenosine(37)-N6)-threonylcarbamoyltransferase complex transferase subunit TsaD, with product MEGTGLSHILAIETSCDETAAAVLKDGRKVLSSIVGFQWDIHRKYGGVVPELACRRHIEIIQPLTEEALKKGGIDLKDLDAIAVTSCPGLIGSLLVGVSFAKALSYSLKIPLIPVNHLEGHLWAISLERRVPRPFIALVVSGGHTNLYIVEDVGKYTLLGSTLDDAAGEAFDKVARILGLGFPGGPAIELYGMNGNPDAVAFPRALLNREGFDFSFSGIKTAVVSYVRGIYKVAHIDDIPGAIAENDQFKADIAASFQQAVVDVLVTRTIGSARKAGIRRIVISGGVACNKLLRSRMKSDAAANGITVYIPSPQYCTDNAAMIAWVGYRYFKKGISADLRLNPSAGGNIG from the coding sequence ATCGAGGGTACTGGATTGAGTCACATCCTTGCCATTGAAACATCGTGTGATGAAACTGCGGCAGCTGTTCTGAAAGATGGGAGAAAGGTACTCTCAAGCATTGTTGGTTTCCAGTGGGATATCCATCGCAAATACGGGGGGGTAGTCCCTGAACTTGCGTGCAGACGTCATATAGAGATTATACAACCGCTTACCGAAGAAGCGCTGAAAAAGGGGGGTATTGACCTTAAGGATCTGGATGCAATTGCAGTTACATCATGTCCCGGCCTTATAGGGTCGCTACTCGTAGGAGTCTCTTTTGCGAAGGCGCTTTCCTATTCTCTGAAAATACCGCTCATTCCGGTAAACCATCTGGAGGGTCACCTATGGGCGATTTCTCTGGAAAGAAGGGTCCCGCGGCCATTTATTGCTTTAGTAGTCTCTGGTGGACACACAAACCTTTATATTGTTGAGGATGTTGGAAAATACACGCTGCTTGGGTCAACCCTCGATGATGCAGCCGGTGAGGCATTTGATAAGGTCGCCAGGATTCTTGGACTCGGGTTTCCTGGAGGCCCTGCAATAGAATTATATGGCATGAATGGCAATCCAGATGCAGTAGCCTTCCCAAGGGCGCTCTTAAATAGAGAAGGGTTTGATTTCAGCTTCAGTGGCATAAAAACTGCAGTTGTTAGTTATGTTCGGGGTATCTATAAGGTGGCTCATATTGACGACATACCCGGGGCAATAGCAGAAAATGACCAGTTTAAGGCAGACATTGCAGCCAGCTTTCAGCAGGCCGTTGTTGATGTCCTCGTGACAAGGACTATTGGCTCCGCAAGAAAAGCAGGGATTAGAAGAATAGTGATATCAGGAGGAGTGGCCTGTAACAAATTACTCAGGAGCAGAATGAAGAGCGATGCTGCAGCGAATGGAATAACTGTATATATCCCGTCCCCGCAATATTGCACTGACAATGCAGCTATGATTGCCTGGGTCGGATATAGATATTTCAAGAAGGGGATCTCTGCTGACCTGAGGCTTAATCCGTCTGCAGGAGGCAATATAGGATAA
- a CDS encoding divergent polysaccharide deacetylase family protein gives MKKNRRILIIVSVSIAVIIVIFSTLPKSPPKPPPALTPEKYEPTQPEIPVPHVEPKKVDKKYRGRVAIVIDDVGNDKKIFRKFTELGIPVTFSILPGERYSKYIANEAWQLKYEVMLHLPMEPHGSWSNPGSHAILAAMSDDQMLRQLSEDLDAVPHAAGVNNHMGSLLTENDSAMRVILEEIYKRGLFFIDSRTSSQTVAYNVAKSIGVKSGDRDVFLDNKPDIEYIKGQIDTAIRIAKKRGEATVIGHAKLLTAEAILEKLPDFEKERIELVTISRVLD, from the coding sequence ATGAAAAAAAACAGACGCATATTGATAATCGTATCAGTCTCTATAGCAGTTATTATTGTTATATTCAGTACATTGCCAAAGTCTCCCCCCAAACCCCCCCCTGCTTTAACGCCTGAGAAATATGAGCCAACTCAACCAGAGATTCCTGTCCCTCATGTTGAGCCAAAGAAAGTTGATAAAAAATACCGGGGCCGTGTAGCAATTGTAATTGATGATGTAGGGAATGATAAGAAGATTTTCAGGAAATTCACAGAACTTGGTATACCTGTTACATTCTCTATCCTGCCCGGAGAGAGATACTCAAAATACATTGCAAATGAGGCGTGGCAGTTGAAATACGAAGTGATGCTCCACCTTCCAATGGAACCGCATGGCTCATGGAGCAACCCGGGCAGTCATGCTATTCTTGCAGCGATGTCAGATGATCAGATGTTAAGGCAGTTGTCAGAAGACCTGGATGCAGTGCCGCATGCAGCAGGAGTGAACAATCATATGGGCTCCCTTCTTACAGAAAACGATTCTGCAATGCGTGTTATTCTTGAAGAGATTTACAAAAGGGGACTCTTCTTTATTGACAGCAGGACATCATCTCAAACTGTGGCATACAATGTTGCAAAAAGCATAGGGGTCAAGAGTGGGGACCGTGACGTATTTCTTGATAACAAGCCTGATATAGAATATATCAAGGGGCAGATTGACACGGCTATCAGAATTGCAAAAAAGAGGGGTGAGGCCACTGTTATTGGTCATGCAAAACTTCTGACTGCTGAGGCTATATTGGAAAAACTGCCTGATTTTGAAAAAGAGAGGATTGAATTGGTAACCATATCGAGGGTACTGGATTGA